A genomic region of Photobacterium swingsii contains the following coding sequences:
- a CDS encoding pilus assembly FimT family protein: protein MYDWKKNQGITLLELLFTVAIIGIILASSVPSFETLVVNNQIKAKSEELFRFVRLAKYEAVKRNKKVEVYYDSTSPGYYCLGMRGVGENITCSNQSHTYSLLKINDDIKFKVKTVDGQGNIADISNGALFSFSPQTGKSSANKRVLFQSNTDTNVVSGVRVTNVGLVNPCSDQAWGGKMQCTSG from the coding sequence TTATTAGAGTTATTATTTACCGTTGCAATAATCGGTATTATCTTGGCTTCGTCGGTGCCCAGTTTTGAAACCTTAGTAGTGAACAATCAAATTAAAGCAAAATCAGAAGAGTTATTTAGATTTGTTCGTCTTGCTAAATATGAAGCAGTGAAAAGAAATAAAAAAGTAGAAGTTTATTATGATTCAACATCCCCGGGTTATTACTGCCTTGGGATGAGAGGTGTGGGAGAAAACATTACATGCAGCAATCAATCTCATACTTACTCATTACTTAAAATAAACGACGATATTAAATTCAAAGTGAAAACGGTTGATGGGCAAGGGAATATAGCCGATATTTCGAATGGTGCTTTGTTTTCATTTAGTCCACAAACTGGAAAATCATCGGCCAATAAGCGCGTTCTTTTTCAAAGTAATACAGATACAAACGTTGTTTCAGGTGTACGAGTAACAAATGTTGGTTTGGTTAACCCATGCTCTGATCAGGCTTGGGGAGGGAAAATGCAATGCACCAGCGGTTAA